Genomic segment of Salvia hispanica cultivar TCC Black 2014 chromosome 2, UniMelb_Shisp_WGS_1.0, whole genome shotgun sequence:
TTGAACTAACCACCAAGattccttttttaatttgtttgctGAGCAGTGAGCGCAGAATGATTTAACATGCTACAACCAAACATGCAATACGAAATAGTACCCAGACATAACAAAGacaaagattgaaaaaacCCCATATTCAAGaaaaccaaaacaagaaaagggTTTTAACTGAAACCtgtgtgattttatttttttttcatttttttacctgCAGAGAAATCTTGAACATGGTAATCCGAGGAAGTTGCAAGAGCAGGGCTACATAGACCTCTCCGAAGATTGGATTTGTGTCCAAAGGTGTGATTTTGAGGGAAAGCTGTGAGCTGCAGAGGTATGGTTGGAGGCAGAGGGAGCAAAGCAGGGAAATTTTGGTATTGATTTTGGTAGCCAAATCCAAAGCCATAGCCAAAGCTGTATGAATTCTGCAACaggtggtggtggcggtggtggtgatAGGTGTAAGCTCTCTCTCCCCTCTCTCTAAAACTCATAGTTTTGGGAGTGCATTTGGTGCTGGTATTggattcatcttcttcttccatgACTTGTTTGAGAGGGAGAGAGCTAAAGGAGTCAGCAGAAGGGCCTATATTCATGAAACAGAAGCAGCAATTAATGGTTAAGTTAATTCCTTTTCcctctagagagagagagataaagagagcaGACAGACTGAGAGTTTATTTTGCTCTCTACTTTTGCTGGTCAGTGGTTTTAAAGATACTGGGAAATGCTAATGGTCAGGAGGTAAAAGGTGGGCCATTTTTTCACCTTTgtcaaaaacagaaaaatgtgatttttttaataaaaaaacaacaacgGAGTTTCTTGTTTCTAATCACGATTAGATTTTTTATGATgcccttttaaaaaataattgattttgatgataCCCATTTgaaaaagattatattttgatgagaGCATTATTCATTCTATGGGTGAAACTGTGTAGGTTTTGCATCAAAACATAGGAGTCTTTATTGTTTGTAGTTATATTGTCTATGTTTCTTTTTGAccttgaaataaatattagtagtataatctTTGGCCTTTTTGTCTTTGAAGTCAAGAATTGAGCTTTTTGGTGTATGCTTTTATGCTTTCTCAAATGACTTATAATaatcttgattttgattgaacTTGCATCTGATCATTCCATATTAACTACTACCAAGCTAAACTATTAGAATATTTAGTAAAAAGGGAAGTaagaaatatgatattttgtttaatcATCATTATATTCAATGAACATCGTAATAACCGTCGTGGTTGTCATTATCGTTGTTTTGCCGAATTCACGATTATTTTTAAGCAATTTTAAAGGATGAGATGAGGGTTTTGAGGGCGTTGATGTTTAGGACAAGAAAGATTAGttgaatttgagatttttgggcaAGGATTAATATGAATAGATTCTTGCtacatataaatcaaattcaaattattcaatGCGTATATAACTTTACTCTCATACAGGAATCATATAAATTGGGAGTTATATGCTACTCATTTAAAAACAATGTACTATTTCGTCTTTAAAAATTCGTCACTTATTTTTATCTGTCCTCAAATATTGccattttttcacttttattatttttaacagtggatctcatatttttcaaaaaattttaacttaatttcTACTATTGTATTTTTAGGAATTGGTACACAGtcaaattatgataaaatttaaggGACGAAGAGAATATAATCAAGATAAAAGTTAGTAAAGATgattacataataaataatttaataatattaatagataAGAATGGCTATCACcttataataaattgtgattaaTGAGTAGGtactattcatattttttcatataagaGATAAGTATTATGAATACAATAGTAatggttattacttcatatttataatttacttcACGAGAATTTTCAACTTTGGTCAAATGGAAAAACTTGGAAGCCGACCCTTTTGGACTTGTTTGGATCttcttgtttgattttgtttcgTATATATATCGACGCctgcaaaatatatttagaataCAAATTATTGTAGGTCGTGATTGAAATGCCTAACTAAATCTTGGtgtataatcaaataattaaatatgaaggTTATGTTTAGAGAGcccatatattaattttagattgttttaattcaaaatggGGAAAAACAGAAAGgttattttaagattattttagattaaataatcatatgaATTAGATAAAttccttattttaattaaaattaatggtGGGAGGGTCCGGGTTGTGCTATCAAAATGACCAACTAGGCTTCGGGACATAATTTCACTAGTCCAAACAGTTACCAAAATGCTTtcatttacaattaaattggATTGGACCGTTTTGGGGCAAAAAAAATCTACTTCCTTTATTCAATTGAAAGAATATTAACGAAATATAACAGTCATCttatgtagtagtatatcaacaaaaaatatactcatacTTTATGAACAAAGAgaatatatattcaatattcAACCACTTTATGAAAAATACTCATGCTTTGTGAACAGAGAGAATATATATTCAATGAATAATCCATCATAAAATGGAAGCAATTTATGGCGCCGAACCACCTTTGACACATCATCAATAATCATGATGacaaaacaaagtaaaagGTCTAGAGCTAGGATCATTCAAATAAGTCAATTCTCTATTTTCCCTTTAAATCTTTTTGGGGGTTTAGAAAGTTAATGTTATCGGactatttgaatatttattttgctagtagtattttttctttacatttatCTGATAAATAGATATAGGTAGTCTACAACAGTGCGCTGTTTTCAGTTTTACTCCTCAAATATATGTCCTACTTTCTGCTTTCAGCCACTTTTTTGCTTCAGCTTTTATCAACATGTTCATTCTCGTGCTCTGAAATATGGACgccattttaatttctttaatgattaaaatatttacccATATTAGTATAAGTTGGTACAAATTATAGTTCTCCCTCCGTCGCGCCCCGTcgcgctttagcagtcccattgacttttctgccatctttttgtaaaaatgataaaaaatagttaaagaggagaaatggtaaattaagagagagaataatatagagaagagtcttatctacattattgtctctcttatcttaccatttctccactttaactattttttatcatttttataaaaagagggcagaaaagtcaatgggactgctgaagcgggacagagggagtattaaaatactaCAACTAGTAGAGATGGACCACAATGCGCCTGcttaaaatatgttttttcttGAGGAGCAtttttagaataataaaaaatgctataaaatcaaataaacaaaacgCAAAAATCCAAAtgcatgtatatgtatatgcggtatttttttttgtgtgtggaTACATTTGAcgtgattatattttaattagaaattcTTTTGCCATACAagttaaattttagtaatacggaattttaaataattgccATTGAAATATAACTATCTCGAGTGCTTTAATTTTCCAAGCAAACAAAATATTGAACTATGTAATTATTCATTAACATGGCATAATCGCCAATAAGGAGACAACAAAAAGTATagtataatgaaaaaatttgatgATATAAGTATGGCCTAACTACAATCAATGTGATGATAATTGTATTAGATGATTGGGcctatttgaatttgatgtgATTGGCTACTCACGGGCTTTCCACTTTCTGGGCCATAATGGGCCTATTGTTGCgtaatatataatcaattattCATTATTATCTCGtctatatttcaattattttattattttattaaaaactaTTTCCTCCTTTCTGCCGTGGTGGAGTCCTTCTAACTTTTAGTAGGTTCCGTTTAAATACaatcatattctttttaagcaaaagtcaacacattttttctctcttattttaccatttttaccttttttatttatttatttttttcttcatttacttaacttgTTTCACACAATATTTCACAAATCGCATGCAGTAAAAAACCTTTCCACTGCTGCAGAACGGAGGGAGTGGTAATTATTAATCTAAATAGTAGAAGATTCGTATACTTcttccgtccaaaaaaaaaaatagtttcatctGTGGAcaatacgagttttaatgataaattggtaaaataagagagatgaagaggaaACGTGGGTAAAATGAGAAAGATagtgaaaaaaagtagatCAATTACGAGAAAAAGGAATGGAAAAgtacaataaataaactttccattttaaaaataagattatttttcatggacggagagagtagtaaaatttaaatacaaaactaaaaaaatataaatatatcgatcttcataaaaaaattcaatagtTAGTTGATActccatttttgtttttctcttaTGTCCAAATGCGGAGTGGATCTCCCTAtcactttttatattccacctctcacaatttaataaaataatcttataacATGTAAATGATGATTAACTAATGATGTGATTATTTTATGAAGTTGTGAGAGGTGGAGTATGAATGGAGTTGAAAAGGTGGAGTACGAGATCCGCTCCGATCCAAATGATCTATAAACATATTGGAGTTTGGGAAGAAGAATTGAATTCTTCTTGTCTAGTGTAATTGCAATTcaagtgttattttaattgtttttaccaACAAAGTATTGAAGCTCATGTTATTAGTCATTTCCTTACTAAAATTGCactaattctaaaaataagaaaaactgaaaactAAAACGATGATAgatttagaaagaaaaagaaaaaaaagagaagaatcTGCGAAGTCAAAATCCCTAGTaaaatttggtgtttatcACTAAATGAATGAATTCAACTTCCCCAGAGCCCCTATCAATGAATTCCAAATCCATGTAACAACCCTCAACGATGGCTTATCTCGCGCCAAAATTATCCTTCACGCCCAGCCCTATCTGCACATTAAGCTACAAAACTTCAATTTTGCTTCACAACTCAGCATTCGGAATTCGGAAACCCCATTCGCACAAGTTTCTGCTTTCCAATCGAATAAATGTCGGCGGAGATAGTGGAAATGGAGTTAGAGAGATGGAGAGGCCGGCGCTTAATCGGGCTAGGGCGAGCCCCAAGTTGAGCGATGCGCAGAAGCTTGCTATCTCTCAATTGCCGCCGAAGATGACGAATCGGTGCAAGGCGTTGATGAAACATATCATTTGCTTCTCAACTGAAAATGGATGCGTCCCTCGAATGCTGGCGGCTTGGGTGAGGAGCACGAAGCCGCAGAGAGCTGATTGGCTTGCTGTTCTTAAAGAATTGGAGCGCTTGAATCATTTCCTCTATTTTGAGGTTTGGTATTTCCTTTTTCCGGATTGTTTCTATGCACTGAAGCCTTCCTGAATTGTTTaagattgatatttttctgTTGTGAGGATTTTGACGTGATGTTGTTTTTCTTGTCTTGGTTGGAAATGTGTATTGGATGCTGGTTGAATGTGAAGCTTGATTGAATGTGTATTGTGAGGTTAGAGTTGTCCACAATTTCCAGTTTGTTTGAATGATAGCTCATGTTAATTCTATATGGCTTAGGAGAGCATACACACTTTGATGATGAATATCATTAGTGAATCTCATAGTTTAGGCAGCTCGGTATTTGGAGAAGACGTAGCTACCCACCATGGACGGAGTTTGAGGGGATCGGTAGTTATAATTCTTGGTTTCCTCATCTGAAGTTGTGAATCGGATTTACTCCCCGTTGGCCCTTCCCCTCTACATTGAGGAAGAGCGTGTTGTTGTAACAAGGAACATAATAACCAGATTTTGAGGGGATGGGTAGTTATAGTTCTTGTTTTGCTCCTGTTGGGACGAGGAAGACTTAATAGGAGCGTCACCTCCATATTCCAATACTCTGATCTTCCACTGCTTGACACACTCTTGCTTCTATACATAATTTTCAGaactcacttcactttttctttGAGGTGAAGTAGTAACAAGTTTTAATCCAACTCTGTTTCTTATTTCTTAGATTGCTGAATATGCCCTTACAGAAGAATCTTTTGAAGCTAACATTCGTGATTATACCAAGATCATTCATGGTTATGCAAAGCAAGACAAGTTGGGAGAAGCTGAACGCGCTTTGGAGGCCATGAAGAGCCGTGGTCTTATGTGTGATCAGGTAACTCTAACTGCTCTAGTGCACATGTACAGCAAGGCCGGTAATCTCAAGATGGCGGAAGACACATTTGAAGAGATGAAGTTGCTTGGCGTGCTACTGGACAAGAGATCGTATGGCTCCATTGTGATGGCCTACATCAGAGCTGGGAAACTAACCTCAGCAGAGAGCTCACTGCGAGAAATGGAAGCCCGACAAATCTATGCACCTCGAGAAGTGTACAAGGCGCTGCTGAGAGCCTACTCGATGCTAGGCGACAGCCAAGGCTCTCAGAGGGTCTTCGATGCTATCCAAGTTGCTGGCATCATCCCCGACGCCAAGGTATGTGGGCTTCTCATAAATGCGTACGTTGCATCAGGGAAAACCCGTGAAGCTCGTATTGCATTTGAGAATATGAGGAAATCTGATCTGGAGCCTAATGACAAATGCACAGCCTTGGTGCTGGCCGCTTACGAGAAGGAGAACAGAGTGAAAGAGGCATTGGATCTGCTGATAGAGTTGGAAAGAGACAATGTGATGCTAGGAAAGGAGTCTTCAAGTTTACTGGTGCAATGGTTCCGTAGGCTAGGGGTCGTAGAAGAGGTCGAACACGTGCTGAAGGATTTCGCTTCTCGATGATGCATGAGCCAGTTTGTAGCTCACCATCCCGACCCCTCACCAGTCATGGATAGTCTGCACCGTTTTCCTCTGGCATTTGTTTCTTTTGCTATTCGGGTTACATTATCGTTCATACGGCCTTGAGGAGCTCGGAAGTGCAGGTATTGACCGATCTTCCTTTCAGCCACCTTATTTTCGTTCGAGAGTGGTTGCATTGAGTAATGCAAGATTGTGTATTCATGTTGCAGATGTGTCAGTTTCGACCTTGCTGCTGCAAAAAGAAGCAGGAACAAACAACTCATCAACAGCCTCTGTATATATAGCTTGCTTCGCCGTTTTGTTTCTTTGCAGGATCAGTTGGTTATATTTGTTAcatcaattttacaaaaagaaattatcatGAGTTTAGAATATGAGATTTATATGTTACATGTCTTCTCAACTTTCCAACGCCTGTCGCTTAcaacaagttttttttttgttttgttgcttTACAACAAGTTATATCTACctaatattttttgatattttgtgcAAGTTAAATGTGATACAGACATACAGTATTAATTTGGGAGCTGAAAACCCGCTAAACATTTGGGACATAAAGTGGTATTTCctttaataaagaaatactAAGAGCAATGAAATTGTCGGATAGATTTTTGAATCGATTATCACAGGGCTATATCTGCATTTTTCGAGTCAATTAATATAAGACTATGTAACTAAAATCAGTTATCtcataaataaatcacaaaataatctTGGTTACAGTTGTAGCTCATAAGATATAGAGTATACATTGCACACGTCTCATTAATTTTCTCAAACGTAACAAATTGTGTGGTCGTCTGTGACGACGACAATGTTTCCTTGTTCGATTTGGAGACGATactaattatttcaataattttatttatttatcattatgcttcaaattgaataataaacaaataagcGCGGCTCGCTCCATAATTCtcgcaaaataaaatactccctccatccacaaacaatatatcacttttgtcattttgagacaaaaaatagatcactttcttaaaatggaaagtttatctctcatatttttcctactttacCCGTTTTTCTCcctgtctctcttactttacctactttttctcctcttctctcttgctttaccaattttacattaaaactcgtacgtgatctattttttttggacagaGGAAGTAGCATAATTACTTTTTTGCCCTTATATTTTCCATGATCGACGGAGTGCGGCTACACGTGGACTTTGACTCCTGAGCCGTGTCCAATTTCCATTTGTTGTTTGCACCTACCCGACCCGACTCCAAGCAGACCCAAAAATATCTACGGAAAACATGAATCTCCAAACTCCATTTCTTCCAATCTAATTCTCGGAGCTCCACTATTTCTACAGATTTCCGCCAccgtatatatacatacacagAAATTTGTACAGAGTTACGAAGCGCGATACCCTCAATTATGGATTCTCTGTCTTCTGTATCGCCATCTATCGTGCCGCCGCTCCGCTGCAACCGCCGGTGGCCCAAGGCTGTATCGTTCACATGCAGAAAATCAATTGGCGGATTTGGATCGCCTTATGATTTTCGCGGAAGACATCACAGCATGCGAATTTACTCTAAATCGGGCGGGGAAGCTGATCAGGAAGGGGGAAATCAACGGCGAGATGAGGACCTGGAGAGAGCGCTGCGGATGGACGGTACGATCCCTGGAACTTCCGATGAGTTTGTCAAGCAGGTCTCCTCGCGCGCTTATGTTATGCGTCGCCATCTCCAGCAAAGTTTCGATAGCAGTAGCTACGATGGTCAGTTTGCTAATGTTGCTGAATTTTTTGCTTTAGCTATTGtgattgtttgtttgtttgtgccTTTTATCTGTTGctgcttttgttttttttatagtaataaatttcgCATCATGTTGTAATTAGCAATTGTTAGAGATGATTAAGTTGAGTATATACTCCTCTTTAGCTAGCTCATCCGAACAGCACTTTGACTCGTTGAATGCGTGTTTGATTACTATTTGTTGTAGCTGTTTGAATACATAAACTATGAAATCTCTGTCCCTGATTATCAATATTGATCATCTTGGTTATAGCTGATTAGGAACAATTAACGATATGAGTCATATGACTAAGATCCTCATTATCTTTGGATAAATGCAACTTAGTTCTGCTAGATATAGGaaatcttcatcttcttctctctaGGTTGACAAGCATGATCCAAGGTTTTATATGGTGCTT
This window contains:
- the LOC125205571 gene encoding pentatricopeptide repeat-containing protein At1g01970, with amino-acid sequence MAYLAPKLSFTPSPICTLSYKTSILLHNSAFGIRKPHSHKFLLSNRINVGGDSGNGVREMERPALNRARASPKLSDAQKLAISQLPPKMTNRCKALMKHIICFSTENGCVPRMLAAWVRSTKPQRADWLAVLKELERLNHFLYFEIAEYALTEESFEANIRDYTKIIHGYAKQDKLGEAERALEAMKSRGLMCDQVTLTALVHMYSKAGNLKMAEDTFEEMKLLGVLLDKRSYGSIVMAYIRAGKLTSAESSLREMEARQIYAPREVYKALLRAYSMLGDSQGSQRVFDAIQVAGIIPDAKVCGLLINAYVASGKTREARIAFENMRKSDLEPNDKCTALVLAAYEKENRVKEALDLLIELERDNVMLGKESSSLLVQWFRRLGVVEEVEHVLKDFASR